The Mytilus galloprovincialis chromosome 4, xbMytGall1.hap1.1, whole genome shotgun sequence genome contains a region encoding:
- the LOC143071642 gene encoding uncharacterized protein LOC143071642 codes for MMELQFTLTALFVFVFFLEISAYTPNACTRCQNTNTCKPPNCVCCSNDMPLPYKEVPQMVFFTFDDAITPQVAGFYRQLFDSSRRNPNGCPVSMTLFISHSNTVYSLVREFYQKGFEIASHSVSHGHPKTSTFKDEALKQKQNLARMARIPHTRIKGWRSPFLEPLGDAQPNMLHGLGYSYDATLTISKKTLKEKPPVPFTLDYGWPYDCKIKPCPRKQHRGFWEVPVISLMDYLQRFDCVYVDGCNNPPPDEEAAFRFLWDNFQSYYKTNKAPFGINMHASWFFYPDRLKAMDRFIRELTRLDDVYVVSVKQVIEWLRNPVKLQDVSSFGPWSCNNANGNGTGSQTAFDLRNKQIEQRLQELRHERYVKQETDFLQKHHTWNMQQAAKKAATAKLSQYPNYQQRTPQTRFYAQQHPIVSSGRTSSAMTWQQMLVAHSRKQHAQSRPRYAQQSHRPGFSPRVGINLNVPQVRPPPAPKRMIRPVSKNSDPRRKQIMLKERKRIREQQRIAAENRLKQTIKLQDANSNVPTPIISSVSDSKSNKIVSNVPRKHFQTRTNINMNYERRVVATRNNVILNPAKHIQTQSGVSKPGNYVNVPKRQQLSRRQMTLNEEIKSVPKFVHRKPVETVISKPNLHDSVQTPVKRERIKPKPSPKKSVQSVVSPGTEKPKRKYYSAPNVQMIGGSWNLFNMKNSDMKIPWRSWITETRKDRRIENKTKVQAKIINSDVKIEDKNLKKTKTQQMMSPKEWKNDTVQTEILSTKAPSISKTIKPINSSKANMAVVENIVKPDINLTHSGQETSTPALNNCQQNVNCFLPDCLCMTNKNPFEIKRNEIPQIVYITFEGDINFLSYSKMRSLFKSQRINPNGCPISPTFFVSESGSSYSLARNLQRYGTEIAMRGSKTHYMDKASLTSDIDKQIQNFVQRIGNQGRSLTGFRSPDLKILGDEQFEFFKNKSIYDSSLVLDRSMKAFPFTLDFGLEKHCKDMNVCQLNGHQGIWEVPIIPLFGFNQSEPCLYADECSSQPTNTKETYQYLLKNFEKYYHNNRAPFGLHLKQNWFHWSSSKNLAGLSKFLDTILEYNDVYIVTISDMIEWLKKPTKISDISKTNIWNC; via the coding sequence ATGATGGAGTTACAATTTACTTTAACAGCGCTTTTCGTTTTCGTTTTCTTCTTGGAGATAAGTGCGTATACTCCTAACGCATGCACAAGATGTCAGAATACTAATACTTGCAAGCCGCCAAATTGTGTATGTTGTTCGAATGATATGCCTTTGCCATACAAGGAAGTTCCTCAGATGGTATTCTTTACTTTTGACGATGCAATTACTCCTCAGGTTGCAGGATTCTATAGACAATTATTTGATTCAAGTCGCAGAAATCCCAATGGATGCCCGGTTTCCATGACATTGTTTATCTCACATTCCAATACTGTTTACAGTTTAGTAAGAGAATTTTACCAAAAAGGATTTGAGATTGCTTCTCATAGTGTATCACATGGACATCCTAAAACGTCAACATTTAAAGACGAAGCACTGAAACAAAAACAGAATTTAGCGAGAATGGCGAGAATTCCACATACAAGAATCAAGGGATGGAGAAGCCCATTTCTTGAACCACTCGGAGATGCTCAACCAAACATGCTTCATGGACTAGGATACTCATATGATGCAACGCTTACAATAAGCAAAAAGACATTAAAAGAGAAGCCACCGGTTCCGTTTACTTTGGATTATGGGTGGCCGTACGACTGCAAGATTAAACCGTGTCCGCGAAAACAGCATAGGGGATTCTGGGAAGTTCCGGTTATTTCTTTGATGGATTATTTACAAAGGTTTGATTGTGTATATGTTGATGGATGTAATAATCCTCCACCGGACGAGGAAGCTGCATTTCGTTTTCTGTGGGATAATTTCCAGAGTtactacaagactaacaaagcaCCATTTGGTATTAATATGCACGCGTCGTGGTTCTTTTATCCAGACAGGCTGAAGGCTATGGACCGATTTATCCGTGAATTGACACGTTTAGATGATGTGTACGTTGTTTCTGTAAAACAAGTTATAGAATGGCTGAGGAATCCAGTTAAACTTCAAGACGTTAGCAGTTTTGGACCTTGGAGTTGTAATAATGCAAACGGTAATGGAACAGGAAGTCAAACTGCATTTGATCTTAGGAATAAACAAATAGAACAAAGATTACAAGAACTGCGGCATGAAAGATACGTGAAACAGGAAACTGATTTCTTACAAAAACATCACACTTGGAACATGCAGCAAGCTGCTAAAAAAGCTGCAACTGCAAAACTTTCCCAATATCCAAATTACCAACAAAGAACTCCGCAAACACGATTTTACGCACAACAGCATCCGATAGTATCGTCTGGTCGAACATCATCTGCAATGACATGGCAGCAAATGCTTGTGGCACATTCAAGAAAACAACACGCCCAATCGAGACCAAGGTATGCACAGCAGTCCCACCGACCAGGATTCTCGCCTAGAGTAGGTATAAACCTAAATGTACCTCAAGTACGTCCTCCACCTGCTCCAAAACGTATGATTAGACCAGTTAGTAAAAACAGTGATCCTAGACGAAAACAAATCATGCTCAAAGAACGAAAGCGAATCCGTGAACAACAACGAATTGCGGCAGAAAATCgattaaaacaaacaataaagctACAGGATGCTAACTCAAATGTACCAACACCTATTATTAGTAGTGTTTCGGActctaaatcaaataaaattgtcAGTAATGTACCAAGAAAACATTTTCAAACGAGAACAAACATTAATATGAATTATGAAAGACGTGTGGTTGCTACAAGAAATAACGTAATTTTGAACCCAGCCAAACATATACAGACACAAAGCGGAGTATCAAAGCCAGGTAATTATGTAAATGTACCAAAGAGGCAGCAATTATCTAGAAGGCAAATGACGTTGAACGAAGAAATAAAAAGTGTTCCAAAGTTTGTTCATCGCAAGCCTGTAGAAACTGTTATAAGCAAACCTAATTTACATGATAGTGTGCAAACACCTGTGAAACGAGAAAGAATTAAACCAAAACCATCACCCAAGAAATCTGTGCAATCTGTAGTCTCGCCAGGTACTGAGAAACCAAAGAGAAAATATTATAGTGCACCGAATGTACAGATGATCGGTGGATCGTGGAACTTATTCAATATGAAAAATTCAGACATGAAAATTCCATGGAGAAGTTGGATTACTGAAACTCGTAAAGATAgaagaattgaaaacaaaacaaaagtccAAGCAAAAATTATAAATTCTGATGtgaaaattgaagacaaaaatttaaagaaaacgaAAACACAACAAATGATGTCACCAAAAGAATGGAAGAATGACACGGTACAAACGGAAATACTTTCTACTAAAGCACCAAGTATAAGTAAAACTATAAAACCAATAAATTCGTCAAAGGCTAACATGGCAGTTGTCGAAAATATAGTAAAACCGGATATAAATTTGACACATTCCGGACAAGAAACGTCAACTCCGGCGttaaacaattgtcaacaaaatGTTAATTGTTTTTTACCTGACTGTTTATGCATGACAAACAAAAATCcgtttgaaataaaaagaaacgaAATTCCCCAAATTGTGTACATCACTTTTGAAGGAGATATAAATTTTCTTTCCTATTCAAAAATGAGGTCTTTATTCAAGTCTCAGAGAATAAACCCAAATGGTTGCCCTATCAGTCCAACCTTCTTTGTTTCCGAATCAGGAAGTAGTTATAGTCTTGCGAGAAATCTTCAACGTTATGGTACTGAAATAGCCATGCGTGGCTCTAAAACCCATTACATGGACAAGGCTTCACTTACATCTGACATTGACAAGCAAATACAGAACTTTGTACAACGGATTGGAAATCAGGGAAGGTCACTTACTGGATTTAGAAGTCCTGATTTGAAAATTCTCGGTGATGAAcagtttgaatttttcaaaaacaaatctaTTTACGATTCTTCCTTAGTTCTCGATCGGTCAATGAAAGCTTTCCCATTTACTTTGGATTTCGGTTTGGAAAAACACTGTAAAGATATGAATGTGTGTCAACTGAATGGACATCAAGGAATTTGGGAGGTTCCCATCATTCCTCTTTTTGGATTTAACCAATCTGAACCTTGCTTGTATGCCGATGAATGTTCCAGTCAGCCAACCAACACCAAAGAGACTTACCAGTACTTGTTAAAGAACTTTGAAAAATACTATCATAACAACCGAGCACCATTTGGGTTACATTTAAAGCAAAACTGGTTTCATTGGTCGTCTAGTAAAAATTTGGCCGGACTGAGTAAATTTCTTGATACCATACTGGAATATAATGATGTTTATATTGTGACTATATCAGATATGATAGAATGGCTTAAAAAACCTACAAAAATTTCAGATATATCAAAAACCAATATATGGAATTGTTAA